In a genomic window of Candidatus Competibacteraceae bacterium:
- the metG gene encoding methionine--tRNA ligase, whose protein sequence is MSDPITRRILVTSALPYANGPIHIGHLVEYIQTDIWVRFQKLRGHDCTYVCADDAHGTPIMLRAEQDGVTPQQLIDRIWQEHRSDFADFLIEFDNYYSTHSPENRHYSELIYRRLDEAGHISRRVITQAYDPEKQMFLPDRFIKGECPRCGAMDQYGDSCENCGATYAPTDLKNPRSVLSGATPITKESLHFFFKLGNFEKMLKDWIGGGPIQPQMANKLDEWFTAGLQEWDISRDTPYWGFEIPDAPGKYFYVWLDAPIGYMASFQNYCDRAGLQFDDFWKPDSSAEVYHFIGKDIAYFHILFWPAELTGAGFRKPTAVHCHGFLTVDGQKMSKSRGTFIKARTFLNHLRPEVLRYYFASKLNDGIDDLDLNFEDFVQRVNSDLVGKLVNIASRCAGFISRRFAGRLAEQLAEPGLYAEFVAAGDSIAQAYEGREFGRAMREIMALADRANQYIDEKKPWALAKQPGNETEVQAVCGMGLNLFRLLMIYLKPVLPGVATAVEQFLHIAPLRWTDLEKPLLDHAIAEFKPLMQRVEMTQINAMVEESKEGAVPEAGSMKVEPLTVDPIEPTISIDDFTKVDLRVARIVKAEAVASADKLVRLELDLGGETRQVFAGIKPAYAPEDLQGRLTVLVANLAPRKMRFGVSEGMILAAGGAGGIYLLAPDSGAEPGMRVK, encoded by the coding sequence ATGAGCGACCCGATCACCCGCCGCATCCTCGTCACCAGCGCCTTGCCCTACGCCAACGGCCCGATCCATATCGGCCATTTGGTCGAATACATTCAGACCGACATCTGGGTCCGCTTTCAGAAACTGCGCGGCCATGATTGCACTTACGTGTGCGCCGACGATGCCCACGGCACCCCGATCATGTTGCGCGCCGAACAGGATGGCGTCACCCCGCAACAACTTATCGACCGCATCTGGCAAGAACACCGGAGCGATTTCGCCGATTTCCTGATCGAATTTGACAACTATTATTCGACCCACTCCCCGGAAAACCGCCATTATTCTGAACTGATTTACCGCCGGCTGGACGAAGCCGGCCACATCAGCCGTCGGGTCATCACCCAAGCCTACGACCCGGAAAAACAGATGTTCCTGCCGGATCGCTTCATCAAGGGCGAATGCCCGCGCTGCGGCGCGATGGATCAGTACGGCGACAGTTGCGAAAACTGCGGCGCGACCTACGCTCCGACCGACCTAAAAAATCCCCGCTCGGTGCTATCCGGCGCAACTCCGATCACCAAGGAGTCGCTGCATTTCTTTTTCAAGCTGGGCAATTTCGAAAAAATGCTGAAAGACTGGATCGGCGGCGGACCGATCCAGCCGCAGATGGCCAACAAGCTCGATGAATGGTTCACCGCTGGCTTGCAGGAGTGGGACATTTCCCGCGACACGCCCTACTGGGGTTTCGAAATCCCCGACGCGCCCGGCAAGTATTTTTACGTCTGGCTGGATGCGCCCATCGGCTACATGGCTAGTTTCCAAAATTACTGCGACCGCGCCGGCTTGCAATTCGACGACTTCTGGAAGCCCGACAGCAGCGCCGAGGTCTATCACTTCATCGGCAAGGACATCGCCTATTTTCACATTTTGTTCTGGCCGGCGGAGCTGACCGGCGCGGGCTTTCGCAAGCCGACGGCGGTGCATTGCCACGGCTTCCTGACCGTGGACGGCCAGAAGATGTCGAAATCGCGCGGCACCTTCATCAAGGCCCGCACTTTTCTCAATCACTTACGGCCGGAAGTGCTGCGCTATTACTTCGCCAGCAAGCTGAACGACGGCATCGACGATCTCGATCTGAATTTCGAGGATTTCGTGCAGCGGGTCAACAGCGATCTGGTCGGCAAGCTGGTCAACATCGCCAGCCGCTGCGCCGGCTTCATCAGCCGCCGCTTCGCGGGCCGCTTGGCCGAGCAGTTGGCGGAACCGGGGTTGTACGCGGAATTTGTCGCCGCCGGCGATTCCATCGCCCAAGCTTACGAAGGCCGGGAATTTGGCCGGGCCATGCGCGAGATCATGGCGCTGGCCGACCGCGCCAATCAGTACATCGACGAGAAAAAACCGTGGGCGCTGGCCAAACAGCCTGGCAACGAAACGGAGGTTCAGGCGGTGTGCGGCATGGGCCTCAATCTATTTCGCCTGTTGATGATCTATCTCAAACCCGTATTGCCGGGGGTCGCCACCGCGGTCGAACAGTTCCTGCACATTGCGCCGCTGCGCTGGACCGATTTAGAGAAACCGCTGTTGGACCACGCCATCGCCGAATTCAAGCCGCTGATGCAGAGAGTGGAAATGACGCAGATCAACGCCATGGTCGAGGAATCGAAGGAAGGTGCTGTCCCCGAGGCGGGAAGCATGAAGGTGGAACCGCTGACGGTCGATCCCATCGAACCGACCATCAGCATCGACGACTTCACCAAAGTCGATTTGCGCGTCGCGCGCATCGTCAAGGCCGAAGCCGTGGCCAGCGCCGACAAACTGGTGCGGCTGGAACTCGACCTCGGCGGTGAAACCCGCCAAGTGTTCGCCGGCATCAAGCCGGCTTATGCGCCGGAAGATTTACAGGGGCGGCTGACGGTGCTGGTCGCCAATCTGGCGCCGCGCAAGATGCGCTTTGGCGTCTCCGAAGGCATGATTCTGGCGGCGGGCGGCGCGGGCGGCATTTACCTACTCGCACCCGACAGCGGCGCGGAGCCGGGAATGCGCGTCAAATAA
- a CDS encoding TIGR03013 family PEP-CTERM/XrtA system glycosyltransferase, with protein sequence MTLLLVESLHLFWSFYFSRILYDALGYERIVSPFDSFILSALVFTLVMCAIMTAMGLYERNFWNGKSDMLLRVGVSFMIGLFVMTAIYYLVPDLYLSRGTFSLAFGIAFVGIVLFRFIFFRVSSDARINRRLLVLGVGQQAARLEELQDKKNAGFSIVGYIQVHEDERPRVMGARMLQVTSNLSDLAEELSIDEIVVAMDDRRKGFPLDEVLECKFDGIQISTFLTFFERQSGKIQLDALRPSNLIFADGFQVALVNRMVKRLFDLLVSSLLLALAAPLMVCAALAVWLESRFAGPILYRQTRVGFNGRSFEVIKFRSMRVDAEKDGKAVWAKQGDSRITPVGAVMRDTRIDELPQLFNVLRGDMSFVGPRPERPQFVAELAKKLPFYTMRHMVKPGITGWAQICFPYGASEEDAREKLEYDLYYIKNYSIFFDTVILLQTVHTVFWGKGAH encoded by the coding sequence TTGACTTTATTGCTGGTGGAGTCGCTGCATTTATTTTGGTCATTCTATTTTAGCCGGATCTTATACGATGCATTGGGTTACGAAAGAATCGTGTCTCCTTTCGATAGCTTCATCTTGAGTGCGTTGGTGTTCACGCTGGTCATGTGTGCGATCATGACCGCGATGGGGTTATACGAGCGGAATTTTTGGAACGGCAAGAGCGATATGCTGCTACGCGTCGGCGTCAGTTTCATGATCGGTTTGTTCGTGATGACCGCTATCTATTATCTGGTTCCCGATTTATATCTGTCGCGTGGCACGTTCAGCCTGGCGTTTGGGATCGCATTTGTCGGCATTGTATTGTTTCGGTTCATTTTTTTCCGGGTTTCAAGCGACGCCAGGATCAATCGCCGGTTGCTGGTGCTGGGTGTGGGCCAACAAGCGGCGCGGCTTGAGGAGTTGCAGGATAAGAAAAATGCCGGATTTTCGATCGTGGGTTACATTCAAGTTCATGAAGATGAAAGACCGCGGGTAATGGGGGCTCGGATGCTCCAGGTCACCAGCAATCTGAGCGATCTGGCGGAAGAACTGTCGATCGACGAAATCGTGGTGGCGATGGATGACCGGCGTAAAGGCTTTCCGCTCGATGAGGTGCTGGAGTGCAAGTTTGATGGGATCCAGATCAGCACGTTTCTGACCTTCTTCGAGCGCCAGTCCGGTAAAATCCAGCTTGATGCGTTGCGGCCGAGCAATCTGATTTTTGCCGACGGCTTCCAGGTTGCGCTGGTCAACCGCATGGTCAAGCGGTTGTTTGACTTGCTGGTCAGTTCCTTGCTGCTGGCGTTGGCGGCACCGTTGATGGTGTGCGCCGCTTTGGCGGTTTGGCTGGAATCCAGATTTGCTGGCCCGATCTTGTACCGGCAAACCCGAGTCGGGTTCAACGGACGTTCGTTCGAGGTGATCAAATTCCGCAGTATGCGGGTGGATGCCGAGAAGGATGGCAAAGCGGTCTGGGCCAAACAGGGGGACAGCCGAATTACTCCAGTCGGAGCGGTCATGCGTGATACGCGCATTGATGAGTTACCCCAGTTGTTCAACGTGCTGCGCGGCGACATGAGCTTCGTCGGTCCCCGTCCCGAACGACCGCAGTTCGTTGCCGAACTGGCGAAAAAACTCCCCTTTTATACCATGCGCCACATGGTGAAACCGGGGATTACCGGTTGGGCGCAGATCTGTTTTCCCTACGGCGCTTCCGAGGAAGACGCCCGCGAAAAGCTGGAGTACGATCTGTACTACATCAAGAATTACAGCATCTTCTTCGATACCGTCATCTTGCTGCAAACCGTCCACACCGTTTTTTGGGGCAAGGGCGCACATTAG
- the tviB gene encoding Vi polysaccharide biosynthesis UDP-N-acetylglucosamine C-6 dehydrogenase TviB, translating to MFDLATTRIGIVGLGYVGLPLAVEFGKHFPTFGFDINENRIRELQAGTDSTLEVPSEELSESRQLRYTHQARDLESCNVYIVTVPTPVDDYKRPDLGPLIGASTTVGRLLKAGDVAIYESTVYPGATEEVCVPILEKQSGLRFNQDFFAGYSPERINPGDKEHRVTTIRKVTSGSTPEAAAFVDALYRRIITAGTHQASSIRVAEAAKVIENTQRDVNIALINELALLFDRLGIDTEEVLLAAGSKWNFLPFRPGLVGGHCIGVDPYYLTHKAQEIGYHPEMILAGRRINDGMGAHVAERVVKLMTQKRIAVVDANILVLGLTFKENCPDLRNTRVVDIVQEFRDYNARVDVYDPWVDAHEAQREYGIEPVREPKAGHYDAVILAVAHQQFRELGVERIRQLGKANSVLFDVKYLLPAAAVDGRL from the coding sequence ATGTTTGACCTCGCTACCACGCGCATCGGCATTGTCGGCCTCGGCTATGTGGGCCTTCCCCTGGCGGTTGAATTCGGCAAGCATTTTCCAACATTTGGCTTCGATATCAACGAAAACCGAATTCGGGAGCTTCAGGCCGGAACCGACAGCACCCTGGAAGTACCCTCCGAGGAACTCAGTGAGTCCAGGCAACTGCGCTACACCCACCAAGCCAGGGACCTAGAAAGCTGCAACGTTTACATCGTTACGGTCCCCACGCCGGTGGACGATTATAAACGCCCGGATTTAGGTCCGCTAATCGGCGCTAGCACCACCGTCGGGCGCTTGTTGAAAGCGGGCGATGTAGCCATCTACGAATCCACCGTCTACCCCGGCGCCACCGAGGAAGTGTGTGTGCCGATCCTGGAAAAGCAGTCTGGGCTGCGATTCAACCAGGATTTCTTCGCCGGCTACAGCCCCGAACGCATCAACCCCGGCGACAAGGAACACCGCGTCACCACCATCCGCAAGGTCACCTCGGGTTCCACTCCCGAGGCCGCCGCGTTTGTGGACGCCCTGTACCGTCGCATCATCACCGCCGGCACTCACCAAGCCTCCAGTATCCGGGTGGCCGAAGCGGCGAAAGTGATCGAAAACACCCAGCGCGATGTCAATATCGCCTTGATCAACGAACTGGCGCTACTGTTTGATCGGCTGGGCATCGACACCGAGGAAGTGTTGCTGGCGGCCGGCTCGAAATGGAACTTCCTGCCGTTCCGGCCGGGGTTGGTCGGCGGTCACTGCATCGGTGTCGATCCCTATTATCTCACCCATAAAGCGCAGGAAATCGGCTACCACCCGGAAATGATTCTGGCTGGACGGCGCATCAACGACGGCATGGGCGCCCACGTGGCCGAGCGCGTCGTCAAATTGATGACTCAAAAACGCATCGCGGTGGTGGATGCCAACATCCTGGTATTGGGCTTGACCTTCAAGGAAAACTGCCCGGATTTGCGCAACACCCGCGTGGTGGATATCGTCCAGGAATTTCGCGACTACAACGCGCGGGTCGATGTCTACGATCCGTGGGTCGACGCCCATGAAGCCCAGCGCGAATACGGGATCGAGCCGGTCCGGGAACCGAAAGCCGGTCATTACGACGCCGTGATCCTGGCGGTCGCCCACCAGCAGTTTCGCGAGTTGGGCGTCGAACGCATCCGCCAGCTGGGCAAAGCCAATTCGGTGCTGTTCGACGTGAAATATCTTTTACCGGCCGCCGCCGTCGACGGACGACTGTAA